The Francisella hispaniensis FSC454 genome includes the window TTCTTTAATGTTTAGTGGGTTTATTGTAAATTTCGTTGCCTCAAGAGGGAATTTATCAGAAGGATTGTTTTGATGTTGATGGTCTCTAACAAATGCCCAAGGTCCCCATTGCTCAGCTCCTGGCTGTTGACCTGGATTAGCATACCATTTGTTTTGATAAACTTTGCCATCAAAAACTACTTCTGTTCCAGGTGTTGGATATGATTTGTTAGGGTCATATGTTGATGTTGCAGATGGTTGCGAACCATTATTATTACTGCTTGAGCCATCAGGTAGGATTACAGTGCCTGCTGGTTTACTAGTTGTAAAGTCTAAGTCAAGTAAATTGTAGAAACTCATTCTAGTATCATCAACATCCCATTCTGCCATGATGATTTGATAACCTGATCTATTTGGCATTGTGCATGTAAATGTTAAACCATCTTTAGGCGGTTGGTTAGGAGCTACCCAAGTTGGCTGAGGATCATAACAATTTAGTGGCTTTTCTTCAAAGCTTTCTCGAGTAAGTAGTTTATTAGGGTCCCAGTTGGGTTTAGTAATATAAAATTTGAAATGCTTAGATTTATGATTTGCTGTGAATTGCCATTTAATCTTTAATGGTTGTCCAGGTTGAACAACAGTTTTTGCCCAACGACTTTGTTCTTGTTCATCAAGTGGTTCAAAGCCTGCTACATCAGCACTTCCGATATTATTATCTAGAGCTCCTAAATTAAATAACTCATCTGCTTGTTCTATTGATTGCGGCTCATATTGAGCTCTTTCACCACAGTCTTTATTTTTGCCTTCTTTACATAATAATGCACGAGAAGCAGGACTTTCAACATAACCATGTGAATATGCTTCTGAGCTAACTAGTAAAGCTAAACCAGTTAATATTGTAATTTTATTTAGTTTCATGATAAGACTCCTTATCTATATTATTTAAAATACACAGTTAGTAATTAAACTATCTGTAGGTTTAATCCTATCAGTTATATTTAAGAATTTAAAATGTTAAAAATAGAGTTGTTATATGCTCAAAAATTCTGTTAATATTTTGATTTTAAGGTGATTATAAGAATAATTATCAAAATTCTTATATTTATCATTAATATATGGTTAATGTTTTTATTTTTAGAGAAAAAAAATTGACAATATCTTAAATTTATATATTTTTATATATTAAGCTTATTAATTTCACAATCCTTATAATATTTATATATGGATTATTATATGGTTTGTTTTATATGAAATACTTTAACATTTCTGATAAATAATTTACATAATTATAACCATACAATATAATATAGCCTGCATATATATTCCATTAACAATATAATAAAATTAAGTATACTACAAATGATAAATATTAAATTTCCAGATGGTTCGATAAGAGAGTTCGAAAGCGGTGTAAACTCTTTGGATATTGCTAAGTCAATATCTCCGAGTTTAGCTAAGGTTACAGTAGCTGTGTATATTGATGGTCAGCTCAAAGATGCAAAAGATACAATTAATAGTGATTGTGAATTAAGATTGATAACGTTAAAAGATCCAGAAGGCCTAGAAATTCTAAGACATTCTTGTGCACATCTTTTAGCTCATGCTGTCAAAGAATTATATCCAAATACTGAAGTAACTATAGGTCCGGTAGTTGATAATGGCTTTTATTATGATTTTTCTTTCAAAGAGGCTATAGGTGAGGCAGATTTAGCAGCTATTGAAAAGAAGATGAAAGAGCTAGCAAAAAAGTCTATACCTGTTAGTTATAAAGTGGTTCCTAAAGCTGAAGCTATTGAGTTTTTTAAAGCTCAAGGCGAGAATTATAAGGTTGAGATTATCGATAGTATTGCTGATGAGCAAGTGAAAATATATACCCAGGATAATTTTAGTGACTTGTGTAGAGGTCCTCATATTCCAAATACATCGGTATTAAAAGCATTTAAATTGACAAAGCTAGCAGGTGCTTACTGGCGCGGTAACTCTAATAATGAAATGCTTACAAGAATATATGGTACTTGTTGGGCAACTAAAGAAGATTTAGATCAATATTTGAATATGCTTGAAGAGGCTGAAAAGCGTGATCACAGAAAAATTGGTAAAGTTCTTGATTTATTTCATTTCCAAGAAGATTCGCCAGGCATAGCATTTTGGCATGACAATGGCGTAAGGATCTGGCGTCAAGTAGAAGATTACATGCGAGCTTCTAATAATAAATATGGTTGTAGTGAGATTAGAACCCCGCTTATTGCTGATTTTAGTCTATGGGAGAAGTCAGGTCATGCTTCAAAATATGCTGAGAATATGTTTGCAACAAAATCTGAGAATAGGGATTTTGCTATCAGACCAATGAACTGTCCAACTTGTGTACAGGTTTATAACACAAAGCTACATAGTTATAGAGATCTACCTATAAGGATGGCTGAGTTCGGTATAGTACATAGAAATGAACCATCTGGATCGCTACACGGGTTATTAAGAGTACGTAGTTTTACTCAAGATGATGGACATATTTTCTGCACACCTGAGCAGGTTGAAGAAGAAGTAATTTTAATGGTGCAGCAGTGTTTTGAAGTATACAAAGATTTTGGTTTTAATGATTTTGCGGTCAAGGTCGCACTTAGACCTGAAAATAGAATCGGAGATGATGAAACTTGGGATAAATCTGAACAGATGCTCAAAAATGCTCTTGATGCAAATAATGTTAGCTATGAACTACTTCCAGGTGAAGGTGCATTTTATGGTCCTAAGATTGAGTTTCATCTCAAGGATGCAATTGGTAGAAGCTGGCAGTGTGGTACTATACAGTTGGATTTTTCAATGCCACAAAGACTAGGCGCTACATATATCGATAAGAATGGTGACAAGCAGGTACCGGTTATGCTTCATAGAGCAATTGTTGGCTCTTTAGAGAGATTTATTGGTATGCTTATTGAACACTATGCTGGAAATTTACCATTGTGGTTAGCACCATTCCAAGTTGCTGTGATGGGAATTAGTAATAACCAGGATGACTACTGTAAAGAAGTATTTACAATGCTTGAAAAAAATGGTATTCGCACTAAATTAGACTTGAGAAATGAGAAAATAGGGTTTAAAATACGTGAGCATACTCTTTTGCGTGTACCATACCTTGTTATCCTTGGTAAAAACGAGCAAGAGCAAAAGATTATCACAATAAGAAAGCATAGTGGTGAAGATCTAGGACAGATGTCTGTAGATGATTTTTGTGCTTTTTTAGATAAGCAAATACAAGCTAAAAAATAATAATTTCTGCGGAGGAAAAAGATTATTAAAACGGATAAAAAAGCACCTATAAATGAGCAAATTAAAGCAAAAGAGGTGCGTCTAGTTGGTGTTGATGGTCAACAAATAGGTGTTGTATCTATCAATGAGGCTTTAGCGTTAGCTGAAGAGGCTGATGTTGACTTGGTTGAAATGGTAGCAAATGCTAATCCGCCAGTCTGTCGTTTGATGGACTACGGTAAGTACTTGTTTGAACAAGGCAAGAAAAAAGCACAAGCTAAAAAGAACCAAAAACAGACGCAGGTGAAAGAGGTAAAGCTCAGACCTGTGACTGATGTTGGGGATTATCAGGTAAAACTACGCAACCTGATAAAATTCCTTGAAAAGGGCGATAAAGTAAAAGTCACATTGAGATTCAGAGGTAGAGAAATGTCACATAAAGAGTTGGGCATGGAAATGCTTCAGCGTATGGCAAATGATGCTGCTGAATACGGTGTGGTGGAACACCAACCTAAACTGGAAGGTCGCCAAATGATCATGGTTTTAGGACCAAAGAAAAAGTAGTAAATAAATATAACAATTAATATAAAATGCGGAGTATTAAATATGCCAAAGTTAAAAACTAAAAGTGGTGCTGCTAAGCGCTTTAAAAAAACTGGTAAGGGTGGATTCAAACACCGTTGTGCAAACCGTGCGCATATCAACACTAAAATGACAACTAAGAGAAAGCGTCATTTAAGAGGTATGAACCAAGTAGCTAAAGTTGATACTGCTAGCTTAGTTCAACAAATGCCTTACGCGTAAGTTTGTTTATCAATTTTTAAAGTGGAGATTAATTATGTCAAGAGTAAAAAGAGGCGTAACAGCACGCGCACGTCATAAGAAAGTTTTAAATCAAGCTAAAGGCTACTATGGTGCTCGTTCAAGAGTATATAGAGTAGCTAAGCAAGCTGTGATTAAAGCAGGTCAATATGCTTATAGAGACCGTAAAGTTAAGAAAAGAACATTCAGGTCTTTATGGATTGTTCGTATTAATGCTGCTGCTAGACAACATGATATCAGTTACAGCCAACTAATCAATGGCTTAAACAAAGCAGGTGTTGAACTAGATAGGAAAGCACTAGCGGAATTAGCTGTATACAACAAAGATGCTTTCGCAGCTATTGTAGAAAAAGCAAAAGCTGCTTTAGCTTAATCTGTCTAAATAAATTTCTTCTTTTTTAAAAAAATCTAAGTGAAACATCTAAACTCTTTACTTATTAAAAGACTCTTTTTGATATTCTTTTTAAGTTTTGGAGTGTTGTTATTTTTAATATTTAATGGTTATAAATATTTTGACTTAAATAAGCTTAACCTTACTTACATCAAGGCAAGTGCTTATGTTGACAGGCATATGGTATTAGCTTGTTTGGGTTATGCTTGTATTTATATTTTGACAGTATTTTTTTCTGTGCCTATAAAACCATTTTTGAAGTTACTAGCTGGTCTTTTATTTGGACTAGCTTTGGGTTTTGTAGTTTGTTTAGTCTCAGCTACTGTAGGGGCAATGTTTGCTTTTTTATTTATAAAATATAATTGGGGTAAAACATCTAGTAATCCAAAATATAAAATTGTCTCCAAATTTAAATCTTTAGTAGAGAATCATCCTATAACTATTCTTTTTGTTGCAAGGCTATTACCTATACCTTTTTTTGTACCAAATATATTGGCAGGTATTTTAAAGGTTAAAAATAGTATTTTCTTTTTTACTACTCTAATTGGTATCATCCCTGTGACATTTATTTATGTTTGGTTTGGAGTACATTTTAAAGAAGCTGTGATTCAAGGAAATAAAGAAAACTTTATTGATACTAAGTTTGTTGTAGCTTTGAGTATCTTAGGATTATTAACTTTG containing:
- a CDS encoding lytic polysaccharide monooxygenase, giving the protein MKLNKITILTGLALLVSSEAYSHGYVESPASRALLCKEGKNKDCGERAQYEPQSIEQADELFNLGALDNNIGSADVAGFEPLDEQEQSRWAKTVVQPGQPLKIKWQFTANHKSKHFKFYITKPNWDPNKLLTRESFEEKPLNCYDPQPTWVAPNQPPKDGLTFTCTMPNRSGYQIIMAEWDVDDTRMSFYNLLDLDFTTSKPAGTVILPDGSSSNNNGSQPSATSTYDPNKSYPTPGTEVVFDGKVYQNKWYANPGQQPGAEQWGPWAFVRDHQHQNNPSDKFPLEATKFTINPLNIKEGDKITLQVFKDGTMIDYPLLTVPKAISTNDLFLELTEKINKISTEQLNNQIIAGVKDSNNAVIPNGNAVYIYQTADKPYDQISFYYHQANQNLKNELHLMDFKDQYNISSDSKLYINAKIMSHSSATANVTVVLQDQNGNQVYRKTDIQISPMDTYDLALAIDNIKAGDYKIIISSELAGAEAWQKDMNIKVVSSETSDDNNNPTPANQDINVNIESNTPYYQVNPNDSVTARAWASSLGDINLANNQVTIIAWNKTLQASGNDSSAYVKCPLPKNNQTSITYLVSGDLNSVNCTIK
- the infC gene encoding translation initiation factor IF-3; its protein translation is MRRKKIIKTDKKAPINEQIKAKEVRLVGVDGQQIGVVSINEALALAEEADVDLVEMVANANPPVCRLMDYGKYLFEQGKKKAQAKKNQKQTQVKEVKLRPVTDVGDYQVKLRNLIKFLEKGDKVKVTLRFRGREMSHKELGMEMLQRMANDAAEYGVVEHQPKLEGRQMIMVLGPKKK
- the thrS gene encoding threonine--tRNA ligase; the protein is MINIKFPDGSIREFESGVNSLDIAKSISPSLAKVTVAVYIDGQLKDAKDTINSDCELRLITLKDPEGLEILRHSCAHLLAHAVKELYPNTEVTIGPVVDNGFYYDFSFKEAIGEADLAAIEKKMKELAKKSIPVSYKVVPKAEAIEFFKAQGENYKVEIIDSIADEQVKIYTQDNFSDLCRGPHIPNTSVLKAFKLTKLAGAYWRGNSNNEMLTRIYGTCWATKEDLDQYLNMLEEAEKRDHRKIGKVLDLFHFQEDSPGIAFWHDNGVRIWRQVEDYMRASNNKYGCSEIRTPLIADFSLWEKSGHASKYAENMFATKSENRDFAIRPMNCPTCVQVYNTKLHSYRDLPIRMAEFGIVHRNEPSGSLHGLLRVRSFTQDDGHIFCTPEQVEEEVILMVQQCFEVYKDFGFNDFAVKVALRPENRIGDDETWDKSEQMLKNALDANNVSYELLPGEGAFYGPKIEFHLKDAIGRSWQCGTIQLDFSMPQRLGATYIDKNGDKQVPVMLHRAIVGSLERFIGMLIEHYAGNLPLWLAPFQVAVMGISNNQDDYCKEVFTMLEKNGIRTKLDLRNEKIGFKIREHTLLRVPYLVILGKNEQEQKIITIRKHSGEDLGQMSVDDFCAFLDKQIQAKK
- a CDS encoding TVP38/TMEM64 family protein, which produces MKHLNSLLIKRLFLIFFLSFGVLLFLIFNGYKYFDLNKLNLTYIKASAYVDRHMVLACLGYACIYILTVFFSVPIKPFLKLLAGLLFGLALGFVVCLVSATVGAMFAFLFIKYNWGKTSSNPKYKIVSKFKSLVENHPITILFVARLLPIPFFVPNILAGILKVKNSIFFFTTLIGIIPVTFIYVWFGVHFKEAVIQGNKENFIDTKFVVALSILGLLTLLALYVANKYTNRKI
- the rplT gene encoding 50S ribosomal protein L20, with translation MSRVKRGVTARARHKKVLNQAKGYYGARSRVYRVAKQAVIKAGQYAYRDRKVKKRTFRSLWIVRINAAARQHDISYSQLINGLNKAGVELDRKALAELAVYNKDAFAAIVEKAKAALA
- the rpmI gene encoding 50S ribosomal protein L35; the protein is MPKLKTKSGAAKRFKKTGKGGFKHRCANRAHINTKMTTKRKRHLRGMNQVAKVDTASLVQQMPYA